One segment of Carya illinoinensis cultivar Pawnee chromosome 13, C.illinoinensisPawnee_v1, whole genome shotgun sequence DNA contains the following:
- the LOC122292756 gene encoding sm-like protein LSM8 yields the protein MSSGGPGLESLVDQTISIITNDGRNIVGVLKGFDQATNIILDESHERVYSTKEGVQQLVLGLYIIRGDNISIVGELDEELDSSLDLSKLRAHPLKPVIH from the exons ATGTCAAGTGGTGGCCCTGGACTTGAATCACTTGTAGATC AAACTATATCAATTATCACAAATGATGGACGCAATATAGTG GGAGTTCTTAAAGGCTTTGACCAGGCTACAAATATTATCCTTGATGAATCTCACGAACGTGTCTACTCCACAAAG GAAGGTGTTCAACAGCTTGTGCTGGGTTTGTACATAATAAGGGGTGACAACAT AAGCATTGTTGGGGAGCTGGACGAAGAGCTTGATTCTAGTCTTGATTTATCAAAACTGAGGGCTCATCCCCTTAAGCCTGTTATCCATTGA
- the LOC122292253 gene encoding putative disease resistance protein At3g14460, producing MPKLEKWFAFGAENEGVAFTHLEELEIVNCPKLTGELPIHPPLTRLMIEECPMLVTSLLKEEFPTGLQKLSIGGFDALEFIPERLMDFNTRLEELKISDCNSLISLSSGGLPSPLKVLEIKDCSKLEFPMHWNYSSLEELRLENSCDSLQSISFNLFRNLKSIKLNGCRNLVSVDVPQQLQLDLVALSSIEINNCPNFVSFPNGGLRAPKLMWFRIIDCRNLTSLPDKMHILLPSLRNLHLENCPEIESFPGGGLPSKLVGISIIDCDKLVVNRRGWELQNLPSIRGVTIKGNCKDVDSFPEVGLLPTSLLCISIENFPNMKSLDCKALRHLTRLAKLSICSCPKLKFMQEEGLPTSISILLISKCALLEKQLESKKGKAWRKIAHIPSIYINGTLI from the coding sequence ATGCCGAAGCTGGAGAAATGGTTTGCTTTTGGTGCTGAAAATGAAGGTGTAGCATTTACTCATCTTGAAGAGCTTGAGATTGTTAACTGCCCTAAGTTAACAGGAGAGTTGCCCATCCATCCTCCTCTAACTAGACTTATGATAGAAGAATGTCCGATGTTGGTAACTTCACTTCTAAAAGAAGAATTTCCAACGGGATTGCAGAAACTTTCAATTGGAGGATTTGATGCGTTAGAGTTCATACCAGAGAGATTGATGGACTTCAACACTCGTCTTGAGGAGTTAAAAATTAGTGATTGCAACTCGCTTATATCTCTGTCCAGTGGTGGCCTGCCTTCTCCGTTAAAAGTCCTTGAGATAAAAGATTGTAGCAAGTTAGAGTTTCCAATGCACTGGAACTATTCATCCCTTGAAGAATTGCGGCTTGAAAATAGTTGTGATTCTCTACAGTCAATTTCATTCAATTTATTCCGAAATCTGAAATCCATCAAACTAAATGGATGTAGGAATCTGGTGTCTGTCGATGTTCCGCAACAACTTCAACTTGATTTAGTGGCCTTGTCatcaatagaaataaataattgCCCTAATTTCGTTTCATTTCCGAATGGAGGATTGCGTGCCCCAAAACTTATGTGGTTTCGCATCATCGATTGTCGGAATCTGACGTCACTTCCTGATAAGATGCACATACTCCTTCCGTCTCTTCGGAATTTGCATTTAGAGAACTGCCCAGAAATTGAGTCATTCCCTGGAGGAGGCTTGCCTTCCAAACTAGTTGGTATTTCCATCATAGACTGTGACAAACTCGTCGTCAATAGAAGGGGTTGGGAATTGCAAAATCTGCCCTCCATTCGAGGCGTTACTATCAAAGGCAATTGTAAAGATGTGGATTCCTTTCCGGAGGTGGGGTTACTTCCCACTAGTTTGTTATGTATTTCCATCGAAAATTTTCCAAATATGAAATCTTTGGACTGTAAGGCACTTCGACACCTCACCCGTCTTGCTAAATTGTCAATCTGTTCCTGCCctaagttgaagtttatgcAAGAAGAAGGGTTGCCTACCTCCATTTCTATTCTACTGATCAGCAAATGTGCTTTGTTGGAGAAACAACTGGAAAGCAAAAAAGGAAAAGCATGGCGCAAGATTGCTCACATCCCCAGCATTTATATTAATGGTACATTGATTTGA
- the LOC122292387 gene encoding transcription factor bHLH130-like yields the protein MESDLQRHHHQNQHHQNQMNSGLTRYRSAPSSYFSNVIDREFCEQFFNRPSSPETERIFARFMTSGGTDDDASEVEAKEANRQQLPQFMAPVSDEAAGVLQQQNNYVSASQNFYQCPSRQPLPNQGLNSSVEAGSYPMGMDRILPQMKTGVGNNSSLVRHSSLPVGSFSHINVENSFAAMRGTGNFGTTRSTNEEASFSSASRLKNYSSGPPSSAGIMSPIAEIDDKNMVAHNPDTGNFGEGRGDDYVTGFPIGSWDDSAMMSDNITGLKRVRDDDAKTFSNLKVSETQNMESGNRPPTGLAHHLSLPKTAAEMAAIEKFLQFQDSVPCKIRAKRGFATHPRSIAERVRRTRISERMRKLQDLVPNMDKQTNTSDMLELAVEYIKDLQKQVQTLSDSRSRCTCSNKQQP from the exons ATGGAGTCAGATCTTCAACGACACCACCACCAAAACCAACATCACCAAAACCAGATGAACTCCGGCTTGACGAGGTACCGTTCGGCCCCAAGCTCTTATTTCTCAAACGTCATTGACAGGGAATTTTGCGAACAATTCTTCAACCGGCCTTCGAGCCCCGAAACAGAGCGAATTTTCGCTCGTTTCATGACCAGTGGTGGCACAGATGACGATGCATCAGAAGTGGAGGCAAAAGAGGCTAATAGGCAGCAGTTGCCACAGTTTATGGCACCAGTGAGCGACGAAGCAGCAGGGGTTCTCCAGCAGCAGAACAATTATGTTTCTGCTTCTCAGAATTTTTACCAATGCCCATCACGGCAGCCTTTGCCGAATCAAGGCTTGAATTCAAGTGTAGAAGCTGGGTCTTATCCCATGGGGATGGATCGAATTTTGCCGCAGATGAAGACGGGTGTTGGTAATAATTCAAGTCTTGTCCGGCATAGTAGCTTGCCGGTCGGATCGTTCTCCCACATCAATGTTGAAAACA GCTTTGCTGCAATGAGAGGGACGGGAAATTTTGGAACAACTAGGAGCACTAATGAAGAAGCATCTTTTTCTTCTGCTAGCCGGTTGAAGAATTACTCATCAGGGCCACCTTCTTCAGCTGGGATAATGAGTCCTATTGCCGAAATTGATGACAAAAATATGGTGGCACATAATCCAGACACTGGAAATTTTGGTGAAGGTCGTGGGGACGACTATGTCACAGGTTTCCCAATTGGTTCTTGGGATGACTCTGCCATGATGTCTGATAACATCACTGGCCTAAAACGAGTTAGAGATGATGATGCAAAGACATTTTCTAACCTGAAAGTGTCCGAAACTCAg AATATGGAGTCTGGAAATCGTCCTCCCACCGGTTTGGCTCATCACTTGAGCTTGCCAAAAACTGCAGCAGAGATGGCTGCCATTGAAAAGTTCTTGCAATTCCAAGATTCTGTTCCTTGTAAAATTCGAGCTAAGCGTGGCTTTGCCACTCACCCACGAAGCATCGCCGAGAGG GTGAGAAGAACCCGAATCAGCGAACGGATGAGGAAGCTACAAGATCTTGTCCCTAACATGGACAAG CAAACAAACACATCAGACATGTTAGAATTAGCTGTCGAGTACATTAAAGACCTTCAAAAACAAGTGCAG ACACTTTCTGATAGCCGCTCAAGGTGTACGTGTTCAAACAAGCAGCAGCCATAG
- the LOC122292250 gene encoding putative disease resistance RPP13-like protein 1, whose product MAEVAGLLLSPFLQVFFEKVASGEFVDFFRSRKLDGGLLKKLEIVLLFANAVLEDAEEMQFTKPTVKKWLHELKDAVYDAEDILDEIHTEVLRCKLDDEFQTFATKVRKTFSTSLNPFVREIEPKINDVVETLDHLVKRKDAIGLKEGVGVKSSGRSSTTSLVKESDIFGRTDDKEAIINLLLSDNVSGNELCVIAIVGMGGLGKTTLAQLVYNDDKMEKHFDLKAWVCVSDDFDVLKMTKTMLEKFGLSADSTDGKSLDWLQVTLQQKLTGKKFLLVLDDVWNENYSEWEAFSNPFRFGVEGSRVIVTTREKHVASIMRSTEIHDLKTLQEGYCWSLFSKHAFCSGNSDAHPELEVIGRQIVKRCEGLPLAVKTIGALLWSEVDVSEWNKIMRSEIWDLRNDHVIPALRLSYKYLPLHLKRCFAYCSIFSKDYDFKKGDVILLWMAEGLLPQVKDKTMEQIGDDYFVDLVSRSLFEQSSIKYFEMRFGMHDLINDLARFVSGQFTFRLEGENSLDIVNKTRHVSFFNKLGGNSEKLRALYEAKRLRTFLPIYDNNPMPVRELVHYLLPTLSCLRVFCPFDRYNLIELPDSVGKIKSLRYLDLSGTSIKKIPDSICKLCNLQTLKLRYCDNLTVLPRDTHKLINLRHLDFIGTPIKEMPVQLGRLCCLQTLTKFIVGKQSGAGIEELGRLANLGGKLPISDLQNVVSPIDALVASMNDKKYLEELELKWNDEDNISESQMVVLDNLKPHANLKSLSIIGYGGKIFPDWIGHHSFSNIASLRLINCKYNSVLPPLGQLPSLQFLSIVQFDGIDEVGRDFYGNCSSSKKPFGALKVLNFRDLPKLEKWFDFGAENEGGAFTYLEELEIVNCPKLTGELPIHPSSLSRLVIKKCPLLVTSLPSAATLCQLELRDCNEFLFMEFPKGLQKLEIGGFDALESIPERLMDFNSSCLEKLKIKGCHSLTSLSSGGGGLPSTLKILEIKDCSKLELPMHWNYSSLENLWLKNSCDSLLSFPLNLFPNLKSIELNGCRNLVSVDLPQQLELDLVALSSVEINNCPNFISFPNGGLRAPKLLEFKVFNCQSLTSLPDKMHILCPSLLLLYLKNCPEIESFPEGGLPSKLSSIYIIDCDKLVTNRRGWGLQNLPSIRSLVIEGNCKDVESFPEAGLPPTSLRYLQIGKFPNMKSLDYKALRHLNSLESLRIKSCPKLKFMQEGLPASISNLQISGCALLEKQLQSRKGKAWRKIAHIPRIYINDKLI is encoded by the coding sequence ATGGCCGAGGTTGCAGGCCTACTTCTCTCCCCCTTCCTCCAAGTATTCTTCGAAAAAGTTGCTTCTGGTGAGTTTGTTGACTTCTTTCGAAGTCGAAAACTTGACGGTGGACTCTTAAAAAAGCTGGAAATAGTATTGCTGTTTGCGAATGCAGTGCTCGAAGATGCAGAGGAAATGCAATTTACAAAGCCTACGGTGAAAAAGTGGCTTCATGAGCTGAAAGATGCCGTCTATGATGCAGAAGATATCTTGGACGAGATTCATACCGAAGTCTTGCGATGCAAGTTGGATGATGAATTTCAGACTTTTGCAACTAAGGTACGAAAAACCTTCTCTACTTCTCTTAATCCTTTTGTTAGAGAGATAGAACCAAAGATAAACGATGTGGTCGAGACATTGGATCATCTAGTAAAACGGAAGGATGCTATAGGTTTGAAAGAAGGCGTTGGAGTGAAATCATCCGGAAGATCGTCCACTACTTCTTTGGTTAAAGAATCTGATATTTTTGGTAGGACTGATGACAAGGAGGCAATAATTAATTTGTTGCTGTCAGATAATGTAAGTGGCAATGAGTTGTGTGTGATTGCTATTGTTGGCATGGGGGGACTTGGGAAGACAACACTTGCTCAACTTGTATACAACGATGACAAGATGGAAAAGCATTTTGATCTTAAAGCTTGGGTTTGTGTTTCGGATGATTTTGATGTGTTGAAGATGACGAAAACAATGTTAGAGAAATTTGGATTGTCAGCTGACAGTACTGATGGTAAAAGTCTAGATTGGCTTCAAGTTACACTACAGCAGAAACTGACTGGAAAGaaatttcttcttgttttaGATGATGTTTGGAATGAGAATTATTCTGAATGGGAGGCCTTCAGCAACCCCTTTAGATTTGGGGTAGAAGGGAGTAGGGTGATTGTAACCACACGGGAGAAGCATGTTGCATCAATCATGCGCTCTACTGAAATTCACGATCTAAAGACATTACAAGAAGGATATTGCTGGTCACTATTTTCAAAACATGCGTTTTGTTCTGGAAACTCTGATGCTCATCCGGAGTTGGAAGTAATTGGTAGACAGATTGTGAAAAGGTGTGAAGGCCTACCCTTGGCAGTCAAGACAATTGGAGCTCTCTTGTGGTCTGAAGTGGATGTTAGCGAGTGGAATAAGATAATGAGGAGCGAAATATGGGACTTGCGGAATGATCATGTTATTCCTGCTCTAAGATTAAGTTACAAATATTTGCCATTACATTTAAAGCGTTGCTTTGCTTATTGTTCAATATTTTCTAAAGACTATGATTTCAAAAAAGGAGATGTAATCTTATTGTGGATGGCCGAAGGTTTGTTGCCACAAGTGAAAGACAAAACAATGGAACAAATTGGTGATGATTACTTCGTTGATCTTGTATCAAGATCATTGTTCGAACAATCAAGTATAAAATATTTCGAAATGAGGTTCGGAATGCATGATCTTATCAACGACTTAGCAAGGTTTGTGTCTGGACAATTTACCTTTAGGTTGGAGGGTGAAAATTCTCTCGACATTGTCAACAAGACACGCCATGTTTCATTTTTCAATAAACTTGGTGGTAATAGTGAAAAGCTTAGGGCGCTCTACGAGGCCAAGAGATTGCGTACTTTCCTACCAATTTATGATAATAATCCAATGCCAGTTAGAGAACTCGTGCATTATTTGTTGCCTACGCTAAGTTGCTTGCGAGTTTTCTGTCCATTTGATCGTTACAATTTGATCGAGCTGCCAGATTCAGTTGGCAAAATCAAAAGTCTACGATATTTGGATCTTTCTGGAACTTCAATTAAAAAGATACCTGATTCCATATGTAAGTTGTGCAATTTGCAGACCTTGAAATTACGGTATTGTGATAATCTTACTGTATTGCCAAGAGACACACATAAACTCATCAATTTGCGCCATCTTGATTTTATTGGTACTCCCATAAAGGAGATGCCAGTACAATTGGGAAGACTATGTTGTCTTCAGACATTGACTAAGTTTATTGTCGGTAAACAAAGTGGAGCGGGCATAGAAGAGTTGGGAAGACTTGCAAATCTTGGGGGAAAGCTCCCTATTTCGGATCTCCAAAATGTTGTATCTCCTATAGATGCTTTGGTTGCCAGCATGAACGATAAAAAGTATCTGGAGGAGTTGGAACTAAAATGGAATGACGAAGATAATATTTCAGAGAGTCAAATGGTTGTACTGGATAATCTCAAACCCCATGCAAACTTGAAAAGTCTCTCTATCATCGGCTATGGTGGTAAAATTTTTCCAGATTGGATCGGACATCACTCATTTTCTAATATAGCATCTCTCCGTCTAATTAACTGCAAGTATAACTCTGTTTTGCCACCCCTTGGGCAGCTACCTTCTCTGCAGTTCCTTTCTATTGTTCAGTTTGATGGAATCGATGAAGTGGGGCGAGACTTTTATGGCAATTGTTCTTCTTCAAAGAAACCGTTTGGAgccttgaaagttttgaattttagaGACTTGCCGAAGCTGGAGAAATGGTTTGATTTTGGTGCCGAAAATGAAGGTGGAGCTTTTACTTATCTTGAAGAGCTTGAGATTGTTAACTGCCCCAAGTTAACAGGAGAGTTGCCCATCCATCCTTCTTCTTTATCTAGACTTGTGATAAAAAAATGTCCGTTGTTGGTGACTTCACTTCCAAGTGCTGCTACTCTATGTCAATTGGAGCTAAGAGATTGTAATGAGTTTCTCTTCATGGAATTTCCAAAGGGATTACAGAAACTCGAGATTGGAGGATTTGATGCGCTAGAGTCCATACCGGAGAGATTGATGGACTTCAACAGTTCTTGTCTTGAGAAGTTAAAAATTAAGGGTTGCCACTCGCTCACATCTCTGTccagtggtggtggtggtttaCCTTCTACATTAAAAATCCTTGAGATCAAAGATTGTAGCAAGTTAGAGCTTCCAATGCACTGGAACTATTCTTCCCTTGAGAACTTGTGGTTAAAAAATAGTTGTGATTCTCTACTGTCCTTTCCATTAAACTTATTCCCAAATTTGAAATCCATCGAACTAAATGGATGTAGGAATCTGGTGTCTGTTGATCTTCCgcaacaacttgaacttgatttAGTGGCATTGTCCTCAGTAGAAATAAATAATTGCCCTAATTTCATATCATTTCCGAATGGAGGATTGCGTGCCCCAAAACTTTTGGAATTTAAAGTCTTCAATTGTCAAAGTCTGACGTCACTACCTGACAAGATGCACATACTCTGTCCGTCTCTTTTGTTGTTGTATTTAAAGAATTGCCCAGAAATTGAGTCATTCCCTGAAGGAGGCTTGCCTTCCAAACTGAGTTCTATTTACATCATAGACTGTGACAAACTCGTCACCAATAGAAGGGGATGGGGATTGCAGAATCTCCCCTCCATTCGATCCCTTGTAATCGAAGGCAATTGTAAAGACGTGGAGTCCTTTCCGGAGGCGGGGTTACCTCCCACTAGTTTGCGTTATCTTCAAATCGGTAAATTTCCAAATATGAAATCTTTGGACTATAAGGCCCTTCGACACCTCAACTCTCTTGAATCATTGAGGATCAAGTCCTGCCctaagttgaagtttatgcAAGAAGGGTTGCCTGCCTCCATTTCTAATCTACAAATCAGCGGATGTGCCTTGTTGGAGAAACAGTTGCAAAGCAGAAAAGGAAAAGCATGGCGCAAGATTGCTCACATCCCCCGCATTTATATTAATGATAAATTGATTTGA